Below is a window of Roseivirga misakiensis DNA.
ACACCAAGATGGTATTCATTACTGCCGGCATGGGTGGAGGTACGGGTACCGGAGCCGCGCCCGTAATTGCTAAGATTGCGAAAGATATGGACCTTTTAACTGTTGGTATTGTCACAGCACCATTCAGTTTTGAAGGAAAGAAAAAGACAAACGCGGCTAATGCAGGAATTGCCGAGTTGAAAGAAAATTGCGATACAGTACTAGTTATCTTAAATGACAAGCTGCGCGAAATTCATGGAAACTTGCCGATCAGTAGCGCCTTTGGTGAAGCTGATAATGTCTTAACCACTGCTGCTAAAGGAATAGCAGAAATTATTACAGTACCAGGTTATGTAAATGTCGATTTCATGGACGTTCAGACCGTTATGAAAGGTGCTGGAGCCGCAGTGATGGGATCTGCCATGGCAGAAGGTGAAGGAAGAGCACTACGTGCCGCAGAAATGGCCATTTCTTCTCCATTGCTTAATAGCAAGGACATTCACGGGGCAAAAAGAATATTATTATCCATTGTATCAGGCGAAGAGGCCGAACTACAAATGGATGAGCTGACAGAAATCACAGAATATATCCAAGAGAAAGCTGGTGATGATGCCGATGTCATCTTTGGTCATGGTATTGATCAAGAGCACGGTCAGAACATTAGCGTAACAGTAATTGCAACAGGTTTCGAGACTCCAGAGCTGGAAACAATTTCGGTAGAGAAGAAGAGGGTTATCGATCTAGAGAGTAATCTCGAGATTGAAACAAGAAGCGACGACTCTCTATCACCTAAACACAACTCGCAAGCACTCCTTTTTGACGATACAGAAGTTGCGAAAAGCGAGGAGGCTCAACCTGAGGCAAAAGAGGAAGAACAAGAAGAGGAAGATATGACTTCTGGATACTCGTTTCTCAGCCGATTGGCAGAAAAGTATGAGATAGAAGAGTATCCGCCTCAACAGCCGCAAGCTGCTCAAGACCCGGAAATCGAAAAGCGCAACCAATCTTTAGACAATGACTTTAGAGAGGAACGCAATAAGAATTTCTTGGAAATGAAGCGTATTAAGTTGCAAGAACAAGCTAGAATTCGGGAGGAAAGATTAAGAGGAACTAATCCTAACCAGATCGATAACCAAGACTTCAAAGAGAAGTTAGAAATTCCAGCTTATCAGAGAAAACAAGTAAGACTTACTGATAACCTTCCATCTTCAGAAAGAAGTGTATCTCGTTTCAACCTAAATGACGATGACGAGATTATGGGAGACAATAAGTTCTTACATGATAATGTAGATTAGTCTACACGCTCGAAAGAGCATTATAACGTGACGTAAACAAAAACAGCCTACTGCCATGGGCTGTTTTTTGTGATTTCTACCAAAGGGCTTTAACTCAGTCTTTGCTGAAGAAATTGAAGCCCACTAAAATTTAATGAACTTATCGATTTGATCGTTCAGCAATTGATTATACAGATCGTTGGTTATTTTTCCGTCTTGGAAGTTTCTTTCTATGCCCGCTAACTTTGGCTTGAGTGCCAACACGTGCATGCCCAAATAATTGAAAATATCTGTCAAGTGGGACATGGCGAAAACACCACCTTGAACGCCAGATGACACACCAACAATCGCTGCCTTCTTGTCTCGAACACCTTCGGGGTATTTTAACCCATCAATAAATGCTTTTAAAACTCCTGGGAAAGAACCGTTGTATTCCGGAACAATAAAGACAAGTTTATCAGCAGCTTGAACCGTTGTTCTCAAGCTATTAAAATCTTCATTGGAACCATTGTTCTCATAAAGAGCAGTATGTGTAAAGTCAGCAGGTAATGCTACTAAATCAACAATTTGGTTTTCCAAACCCTTGCTTGACAGTAAAGTCGAATAATAATCTGCAACCGCACGGCTAACTGAATTTTTGCGATTTGTACCTACAACTATGGTGATCATAAATTTATATTTTGCGCCAAAAATAATGGCATATTTTGAAATCGAAACCCCTTGGAACTATAAGTAAATTTCAAGTGTCTTTAAAACCTAATCTCTGAGAAATAGTTCAACACAAATCAAAAACTTTGCATATTTGATCTGCCGAAAAATTACCCTATGACATATTCTGAGAAAATTCACCAAACAACAGACTTTATAAAATCACAATTTGATTTTACCCCAGAATTCGGGATTATTCTGGGTACTGGACTGGGCGCCTTGGTCAACGATATCAAGATTCATCACGAGCTTGCCTACGAGGATATTCCTGGTTTCCCTGTGTCCACTGTCGAGAGTCACAAAGGGAGGTTGATTTTCGGTGAGTTGTCAGGTAAAAAAGTGGTAGCCATGCAAGGCCGCTTTCATTACTACGAAGGGTACGATATGAAAGCCGTCACCTTCCCAGTGCGCGTCTTGAAACTATTGGGTATTCGAAAATTATTCGTTTCTAACGCCGCGGGAGGTGTAAACCTAAACTTCAAAGTAGCCGATTTAATGATCATCGAAGATCATATTGACCTGACTAAAGAAAATCCACTAACAGGAGCAAATCTCGATGAATTTGGCGGTCGTTTTCCAGATATGAGCGAGCCTTATGAAAGAAAAATGATTGACCAAGGACTTGAAGTAGCAAAAACTAATAATATTCCCTGTCACGAAGGAGTGTATGTTGGTGTTAGCGGTCCAAATCTAGAAACAAGAGCAGAATATAGATACATCGGGCGTATTGGAGGCGATGCTGTCGGTATGTCTACCATTCCTGAGGTAATCGTGGCTCGCCACATGGATTTGCCGGTTTTTGCCATTTCCGCGATTACCGATTTATGTGACCCAGATAACTTGGAAAAAGCCGAAATCAGTAAAATTCTTGAGGCGGCATTTAAAGCGGAAAAAGGGATGACTTTAATTATTAAAGAGTTGATAGCTAAAAACTAGTTCATCTTTAAAAATTCTTTCTACGCTTTATCAGAAGCGATTTTTTCCCCTCGTAAGCATCCATAGAAGCGCTAATACTGTATTTAACGGATCTAATATCCGTTGAAATGTGAATGCCTTCTAGCCAATACTTCATTTTATTACCTTCTACCTCAGCTTCAAACCCACCATCCTTTAAATCAAAAGTGGTCCAAGTGCCATCTGCTTTCTTGAACTCAAGCTTCAGTGCATCAAAGAAGAAACTACCCGAGCCTACCACGAGACCACCGAAGTATATATTGACGTCATCAGAAGTAATATCGCCTTGGATGATATATTTATTCCATTCTTTTGCAGTGATCAGCCTATCGGCCATATTATCAAAAAAAGCTGGTGTCCCGTCAGCCTTTTCAACTCTCGCCCATAGTGCGGCGGCATCGTTTGCGTCTGGTTGGTCGCCATTAGCCTTAACCGCACCGGTTAATTTGAAACTAGTATAAGCTTCTGCTTCAATCGAAATTAATTGATAAAATGCTGCCCAATCATATGGAACTTCTTCTTGGGCGAGCATGGATTGGTTGAGTAAAAGAAGTATCGTAAGAGAAGCTAATAAAAGTCTTTTCATAATGCATTATATGTGTGTTATTTGAAGTCTGTCATTTGAGATGATAGACTACAGACCTCTCAACGTATTCTTAGGAAGAGGTGAGATAAAGAAACAGAGTAGCGTAATTTTAATAAAGATTTATGGAGTTAAGTGGTAAGCTGGCAATCGTAACAGGAGTAAGTAAAGGGATTGGTTTAGAAACCGTAAAAGTTTTATTAGACGCTGGTGTCGTAGTGGCAGGGTGGGGTAGGACTAACCCTGAAATAGACCATGAAAATTACCATTTTTTCGGTACCGATGTCGCCGATTGGGAGAATGTTCAAGGCTCCTTCCAAAGAACAAAGGAGAAGCTAGGTAAAGCCTCCATACTCATCAATAACGCTGGTTTTGGATACCAAGGATTGATCCATGAAATGCCTGTTGACCAGTGGAAAGAAATGTTCGATGTAAATGTTCACGGGCTGTTCTATTGTACTAAAATGGTAGTGCCAGATATGATCGAAATGGAAGAGGGCCACATCGTCAACATTGCTTCCATTGCGGGTACAAATGGTGTGGAAACCATGTCTGGTTATGTGGGGACAAAACATGCGGTGAGAGGTATTGGCCAGTCAATTTTCAAAGAACTGAGACAGCATGGCATTAAAGTGTCTACTATTTACCCAGGTTCCACGAATACCAATTTCTTCGATAGTATAGAATTTGCCAATGCCAATGAGAACATGATGCGGCCCGAAGACATTGCAATGACTATATTGCAAAGCCTTCAGACGCATCCAAACTATCATGTGGTAGATGTAGAAGTGAGGCCGCTAATGCCAAAAGGCAGACCCAATAAAAAATAAGTCAATACGTTAGTTCTTCGATGTCAATCAAAGTCAGTCAACTCACCAAAGTTTACGGAAATCAAAAAGCTGTCAATGAGATTTCTTTTGAAGTAAACAGAGGTGATATTTTGGGATTCTTAGGTCCAAATGGTGCTGGTAAATCCACTACTATGAAAATAGCGACTGGCTTTTTACCCCCTTCCGAAGGTGTTATAGAAATTGAAGGCCTAGATGTAACCAAAGAGCCGATCGACGCAAGGAAATGTATAGGCTATTTGCCTGAGCACAATCCACTTTATCTAGATATGTATGTGCACGAATACTTGTCTTTCATCGGAGAGCTTCATGGTTTGCGAGGTAGTCGGCTGAAAGAGCGTGTAAAAGAAATGATTGTGCTTTGCGGGTTGGTGGTGGAGCAAAATAAAAGAATATCTGCCTTGAGTAAAGGTTATCGGCAACGGGTAGGGCTTGCACAAGCTTTAATTCACGATCCAAGTGTGCTGATTTTGGACGAACCAACCACGGGTTTAGACCCTAATCAACTCGTTGAAATTCGGCATCTCATCAAAGAGATCAGTCAGAATAAAACCGTTATTCTGTCCACACATATCATGCAAGAGGTGAAGGCACTTTGTACGCGAGTGATAATTATCAATAAAGGAGAGATTGTAGCGGACGATACTGTTGAAAACTTGACGGGAGGACAGTATGTCTTAAGGATAGAATTTCAGGGTGCGATTTCAACAGAGGCACTTGAATCATTTGGTGCTGTTCGATCCCTGGGTGATGGATTATACGAGATCAACCACGATGGAAAGCAAGAGCTAAGACCGCAACTCTTTGAGCTGGCTAAAGCCAATGATTGGGTGATTTTAAGCATGCAGCAGCAGGAGAAAGATTTGGAACAAGTATTCAGAAACTTAACCCAAGAAACTTGATGTGGGCCATTTATAAGAAAGAAGTCAGGCAATTTCTGGATTCTCTTATTGCCTATGTTGTAATCGGAGTGTTCCTGACGAGTATAGGGCTTTTGACTTGGGTATTTCCTGATTCTAGTGTGCTTGTTTATGGCTATGCTGACTTAGAAACCCTTTTCATTTTAGGGCCTTTTGTTTTTATGTTTCTAATTCCTGCCATCACGATGCGAATGCTGGCCGAGGAAAATAAGACAGGAACCATAGAACTTTTGCTGACAAGACCTTTAAGTGATTTTCAGATCATAATGGGCAAGTTTTTAGCGGCATTTACCTTAGTTGCCTTCGCCATTTTGCCAACGCTTGTTTATTGCTATTCAATTTCAGCCTTGGGTAATCCTGTTGGCAACCTTGATGTGCCAGGAATTGCAGGCTCATATGTAGGCCTGATATTATTGGGGGGCGTCTTTGCAGCTATCGGTATATTATCATCATCATTGAGCGAAAATCAGATCATCGCCTTTATCATCGCAGTTTTCACCTGTTTCTTTCTTTACTCAGGGATTAGTTCCATGGCCGGGCTTTTCTCAGGAGAGTTGACACTCTATATAGAAGAACTCAGCCTGACACATCATTATGAGGCGATGAGTCGGGGCCTAATTGATACCCGAAATGTGGCGTATTTCATCAGTACCGCAGTACTTGCGCTACTTCTAGCACACTTAAAATTGGCTAGCCGATTTTTATCCTTTAAACCGAAACGAGTCAAGATTTGGCGGCAGTTTGCAATCAGTTTGGTGGTGGTTTTGGTGCTGAATATAGTGTCGGCCAACGCTTATCTAAGGCTTGACCTAACCGCTGATAAGCGTTTTACCTTGAAACCAGCGACTACCGAAATGTTAAACGCTTTAGATAAGCCTTTGACCATGGAGATTCTTTTGGCGGGTGACCTACCTCCAAAATACCAAAGGTTAAACAAAGCGCTTGTTCAAACCTTAAAAGAGTTTAATGAGAAAGCTGGAAGTAACATTAACTTCTTTCAAACGGATCCGAGTGAGGCCGCTAACGAACAAGAGCGACGCGAGAACTACGATTATTTGATGGAGCGACTTAGGCTTTCACCAACGCAAGCTATCTACAACGAAAATGGAAATCAGGTAAGGAGATATGTGTTTCCTTATGTGATTATGAATTATGATGGCCAGTCAGCGGCCGTAGAAATAGCTGGATCAGGAAAAGTTGGATTGACACCCGATGAAGTATTGAACCAAGCAGCCGAAAATCTAGAATTCAATCTTGCGGTTGGGATTCAACGGTTATCTAAATATGATAGAAAGAAGGTTGGTTTGATAACCGGCTACGGGGAATTAGATTCCTTAGATATAATCGGGTTTGGGGCTGAAATGGTCCAATATTTCGACTTAGAACCAATAGATATCAGATCGGTTGAAAGTATTCAAGGTTTTGATGCAATAGTTGTGTCTAAGCCGATGGAAAAATATCAGACAGATGATAAATTCAAGCTTGACCAATTTATCATGAACGGCGGAAAAGCCATCTTCCTGATTGATGGTTTAAGTGCCGAAATGAATCGAGCGGAAGGTGCCGGTACGATCGCTTTTCCGATTGATCATGGGCTGGACGATCTGCTTTTCAAATACGGCGTTCGGATCAATAAAAACTACGTACAGGATATCCAGAACTTCGGTCGTTTTCCTGTTTTTATCGATGATCAAGATAATCTCATTAACCTACCATGGCCTTTCTATGCTTCTATTAATGAGTTTGCAGAACATCCCGTTACAAAAAACTTAGACGCTGTTTATGCGAGAACTTTTGGTACCATTGATACGGTAAAAGCAGTGGGTATCCGGAAAACGCCTTTTATGTTTACCTCTGAAGCTACTCGCGTCATTGCTGCTGGTGGTAGAGTGGCTTTTGAAGACTATGCAAATCCCCCTGACCCTAGTCTATTTCAGCATGGCAAAGAAGCGGTGGCTTATTTACTAGAAGGTAAGTTCTCTTCGGTATTTAGAAACAGGGTGCTATCAAATGACAAAAAGGATGACTTTAAAGAGGAGAGTTTAGAGACCAAGATTATTGTAGCATCAGATGGAGACCTGATTAGGAACGAGCGAGACTTAAAGACCGGTGCTCCGATGGAATTAGGCATCAATCCGTTCGCCGATAGAGGCGAGAAAGTAATGTACGCCAATAAGGACTTTTTATTCAACGCACTGACTTATCTGACTGATGAGAATGGATTGATTACCGCGCGAGCCAAAGAGGTTACGCTCAGACCATTAAATAGATTAAAAGTTCAGGAAGAACGTGCCTACTGGCAAGTTCTGAATTTAGTGGGGCCACTACTGATTATTATCCTTTTTGGTGTGACCCGAGGGATATTACGCAAGCGCAAATACGGTGCTTTTAGTA
It encodes the following:
- the ftsZ gene encoding cell division protein FtsZ, which produces MADSYMFELPSHHKSIIKVIGVGGGGSNAVNHMFNQGIRDVEFVVCNTDAQALKSSPIPNRLQIGIGLTEGLGAGANPETGKNAAIESKEQIREMLGDDTKMVFITAGMGGGTGTGAAPVIAKIAKDMDLLTVGIVTAPFSFEGKKKTNAANAGIAELKENCDTVLVILNDKLREIHGNLPISSAFGEADNVLTTAAKGIAEIITVPGYVNVDFMDVQTVMKGAGAAVMGSAMAEGEGRALRAAEMAISSPLLNSKDIHGAKRILLSIVSGEEAELQMDELTEITEYIQEKAGDDADVIFGHGIDQEHGQNISVTVIATGFETPELETISVEKKRVIDLESNLEIETRSDDSLSPKHNSQALLFDDTEVAKSEEAQPEAKEEEQEEEDMTSGYSFLSRLAEKYEIEEYPPQQPQAAQDPEIEKRNQSLDNDFREERNKNFLEMKRIKLQEQARIREERLRGTNPNQIDNQDFKEKLEIPAYQRKQVRLTDNLPSSERSVSRFNLNDDDEIMGDNKFLHDNVD
- a CDS encoding NADPH-dependent FMN reductase, coding for MITIVVGTNRKNSVSRAVADYYSTLLSSKGLENQIVDLVALPADFTHTALYENNGSNEDFNSLRTTVQAADKLVFIVPEYNGSFPGVLKAFIDGLKYPEGVRDKKAAIVGVSSGVQGGVFAMSHLTDIFNYLGMHVLALKPKLAGIERNFQDGKITNDLYNQLLNDQIDKFIKF
- a CDS encoding purine-nucleoside phosphorylase — protein: MTYSEKIHQTTDFIKSQFDFTPEFGIILGTGLGALVNDIKIHHELAYEDIPGFPVSTVESHKGRLIFGELSGKKVVAMQGRFHYYEGYDMKAVTFPVRVLKLLGIRKLFVSNAAGGVNLNFKVADLMIIEDHIDLTKENPLTGANLDEFGGRFPDMSEPYERKMIDQGLEVAKTNNIPCHEGVYVGVSGPNLETRAEYRYIGRIGGDAVGMSTIPEVIVARHMDLPVFAISAITDLCDPDNLEKAEISKILEAAFKAEKGMTLIIKELIAKN
- a CDS encoding SDR family oxidoreductase, with the translated sequence MELSGKLAIVTGVSKGIGLETVKVLLDAGVVVAGWGRTNPEIDHENYHFFGTDVADWENVQGSFQRTKEKLGKASILINNAGFGYQGLIHEMPVDQWKEMFDVNVHGLFYCTKMVVPDMIEMEEGHIVNIASIAGTNGVETMSGYVGTKHAVRGIGQSIFKELRQHGIKVSTIYPGSTNTNFFDSIEFANANENMMRPEDIAMTILQSLQTHPNYHVVDVEVRPLMPKGRPNKK
- the gldA gene encoding gliding motility-associated ABC transporter ATP-binding subunit GldA translates to MSIKVSQLTKVYGNQKAVNEISFEVNRGDILGFLGPNGAGKSTTMKIATGFLPPSEGVIEIEGLDVTKEPIDARKCIGYLPEHNPLYLDMYVHEYLSFIGELHGLRGSRLKERVKEMIVLCGLVVEQNKRISALSKGYRQRVGLAQALIHDPSVLILDEPTTGLDPNQLVEIRHLIKEISQNKTVILSTHIMQEVKALCTRVIIINKGEIVADDTVENLTGGQYVLRIEFQGAISTEALESFGAVRSLGDGLYEINHDGKQELRPQLFELAKANDWVILSMQQQEKDLEQVFRNLTQET
- the gldG gene encoding gliding motility-associated ABC transporter substrate-binding protein GldG, which codes for MGDFKHAAAGERFGTSIQKLNPRNLMWAIYKKEVRQFLDSLIAYVVIGVFLTSIGLLTWVFPDSSVLVYGYADLETLFILGPFVFMFLIPAITMRMLAEENKTGTIELLLTRPLSDFQIIMGKFLAAFTLVAFAILPTLVYCYSISALGNPVGNLDVPGIAGSYVGLILLGGVFAAIGILSSSLSENQIIAFIIAVFTCFFLYSGISSMAGLFSGELTLYIEELSLTHHYEAMSRGLIDTRNVAYFISTAVLALLLAHLKLASRFLSFKPKRVKIWRQFAISLVVVLVLNIVSANAYLRLDLTADKRFTLKPATTEMLNALDKPLTMEILLAGDLPPKYQRLNKALVQTLKEFNEKAGSNINFFQTDPSEAANEQERRENYDYLMERLRLSPTQAIYNENGNQVRRYVFPYVIMNYDGQSAAVEIAGSGKVGLTPDEVLNQAAENLEFNLAVGIQRLSKYDRKKVGLITGYGELDSLDIIGFGAEMVQYFDLEPIDIRSVESIQGFDAIVVSKPMEKYQTDDKFKLDQFIMNGGKAIFLIDGLSAEMNRAEGAGTIAFPIDHGLDDLLFKYGVRINKNYVQDIQNFGRFPVFIDDQDNLINLPWPFYASINEFAEHPVTKNLDAVYARTFGTIDTVKAVGIRKTPFMFTSEATRVIAAGGRVAFEDYANPPDPSLFQHGKEAVAYLLEGKFSSVFRNRVLSNDKKDDFKEESLETKIIVASDGDLIRNERDLKTGAPMELGINPFADRGEKVMYANKDFLFNALTYLTDENGLITARAKEVTLRPLNRLKVQEERAYWQVLNLVGPLLIIILFGVTRGILRKRKYGAFSTSER